Proteins co-encoded in one Accipiter gentilis chromosome 5, bAccGen1.1, whole genome shotgun sequence genomic window:
- the ODAD4 gene encoding outer dynein arm-docking complex subunit 4 isoform X3: MGKQQENTFFSESGGVLSSSVIRSCAGAEQVASNIHACMRLCCCAGTDGLPLSAAFQALKLRAGDKDCLVARSKCYLKLGDTENSLKDAEASLQNDKTFSKGLYQKAEILYTMGDFEFALVFYHRGYRLRPELQKFRLGIEKSQEAIVNCIGSPSSVKLENKEDLCFISRQAESKKANQKLQVKLTKDQKWTRKREPVRNPKTERQLLGELYADKAYLEKLLKDEDLMESSTKQGIKVADLVLSGISYLDTRSEFWQQQKPIYARVRERKLRQQRWMRDKKQKPAEVGRYVVKSMEDIDMLLTGDCPEESCKKAERVLKTIQGWSDDEVPKKNELIGNLHSCIGNAQLEMGQMEAALQSHKMDLEVARENWEEKIPMAKSSLEKTWLFHEIGQCYLELDKAEAAQNYGQKSLQSADEEGDVEWQLHATVLVAQAQVKLKDYRSAILNFEKALEKAKLIHNEDAQKAIISALDDVSKSFIEELHGRREETTAYSLKEGSFSAGSTEDGNLEKGREGEESERSTEHRGGEKQKAAAAAAGNREDHRGRRQERGEERGEEDAESKGEERRGARQKQKK; encoded by the exons GCCGGCACTGACGGCCTACCCTTGTCTGCTGCGTTCCAGGCACTGAAGCTGAGAGCAGGAGACAAGGACTGTCTAGTCGCCCGCTCGAAATGTTACCTGAAACTTGGAGACACAGAAAATTCCCTGAAAGATGCTGAAGCTTCTCTCCAAAACGACAAAACGTTCTCCAAG GGACTTTACCAAAAAGCTGAGATATTATATACCATGGGTGATTTTGAATTTGCGTTAGTGTTTTATCATCGAGGCTACCGACTACGTCCAGAACTACAGAAGTTCAGGCTGGGTATTGAGAAATCCCAGGAGGCAATTGTCAACTGCATTGGAA GTCCATCCTCAGTTAAACTGGAGAATAAAGAGGATCTGTGCTTTataagcaggcaggcagag AGcaaaaaagcaaatcagaaaCTCCAGGTCAAACTGACTAAGGATCAAAAATGGACAAGGAAACGGGAGCCTGTGAGGAATCCAAAAACAGAGCGACAGCTTCTTGGAGAGCTTTATGCTGACAAGGCCTACCTAGAAAAGTTGCTCAAGGATGAAG ATTTGATGGAGAGCAGCACAAAGCAGGGGATCAAAGTAGCAGACCTGGTTTTGAGTGGCATTTCCTACCTGGACACACGCAGTGAattctggcagcagcagaagcctaTTTATGCCCGTGTGAGAGAGCGCAAGCTCAGGCAGCAAAGGTGGATGCGGgacaagaaacaaaaaccagCTGAGGTTGGCAGATACGTTGTGAAGAGTATGGAGGACATTGATATGT TGCTGACTGGTGACTGCCCTGAAGAAAGCTGCAAGAAAGCTGAGCGTGTGCTAAAAACAATACAAGGGTGGTCAGATGATGAAGTTCCCAAGAAGAATGAACTGATTGGAAACCTCCACAGCTGCATTGGGAATGCTCAGTTAGAGATGGGCCAGATGGAGGCAGCTCTGCAAAGCCATAAAATGGATCTGGAAGTTGCCAGGGAGAA TTGGGAGGAGAAGATACCAATGGCAAAGTCCAGCCTGGAAAAGACCTGGCTGTTCCATGAAATTGGCCAATGTTACCTCGAGCTGGATAAAGCTGAAGCAGCCCAAAATTACGGACAGAAGTCCCTGCAGTCAGCAGATGAAGAAGGAGATGTTGAGTGGCAACTCCATGCTACTGTACTAGTGGCACAAGCACAAG TAAAATTAAAGGATTACCGGTCTGCAATCTTGAACTTTGAAAAAGCACTTGAGAAGGCAAAGCTTATTCACAATGAAGATGCTCAAAAGGCCATCATTAGT GCCTTAGATGATGTGAGCAAAAGCTTCATTGAAGAGCTGCACGGAAGAAGAGAAGAAACGACAGCTTACTCTCTTAAAG AGGGCAGTTTCAGCGCGGGGAGCACGGAAGACGGCAACCTCGAGAAGGgtagagagggagaggaaagcgaGCGAAGCACAGAGCATCGGGGAGGCGAAAAGCAAaaagcggcggcggcagcagccgggAACCGCGAAGACCACCGGGGACGGCGTCAAGAGCGGGGAGAGGAACGAGGCGAGGAGGACGCCGAGAGCAAAGGGGAAGAGCGGAGAGGAGCgaggcagaagcagaagaagTAG
- the DNAJC7 gene encoding dnaJ homolog subfamily C member 7 has product MAAAAECDVVMAAPEGLGEPESEETRREAESFKEQGNAYYAKKDYNEAYNYYTKAIDTCPNNASYYGNRAATLMMLGRFREALGDAQQSVRLDDSFVRGHLREGKCHLSLGNAMAASRCFQRVLELDHKNTQAQQELKNASTVLEYEKIAEVDFEKRDFRKVVFCMDRALEFAPACHRFKILKAECLALLGRYPEAQSVASDILRMDSTNADALYVRGLCLYYEDCIEKAVQFFVQALRMAPDHEKACLACRNAKALKAKKEDGNKAFKEGNYKLAYELYTEALGIDPNNIKTNAKLYCNRGTVNSKLRKLEEAIDDCTNAVKLDDTYIKAYLRRAQCYMDTEQYEDAVRDYEKVYQTEKTKEHKQLLKNAQVELKKSKRKDYYKILGVDKNASEDEIKKAYRKRALMHHPDRHSGASAEVQKEEEKKFKEVGEAFTILSDPKKKARYDSGQDLEEDGLNMGDFDANNIFKAFFGGPGGFSFEASGPGNFFFQFG; this is encoded by the exons AGAAGCTGAATCATTCAAGGAACAAGGAAACGCATACTATGCCAAGAAAGATTACAATGAAGCATACAACTATTACACAAAAGCCATAG ATACCTGTCCTAATAATGCCAGTTATTATGGTAACAGAGCTGCCACACTCATGATGCTGGGGAGATTCCGAGAAGCACTGGGAGATGCTCAGCAGTCTGTCAGATTGGATGATAGCTTTGTAAGG GGCCATCTACGGGAAGGGAAGTGCCATCTTTCCCTAGGGAATGCCATGGCTGCCAGCCGCTGCTTTCAACGAGTTTTAGAACTGGATCATAAGAATACTCAGGCACAGCAAGAG CTGAAGAACGCCAGTACTGTGCTTGAGTATGAAAAAATAGCTGAAGTGGATTTTGAGAAACGGGATTTCAGGAAG GTTGTGTTTTGCATGGATCGTGCTTTGGAGTTTGCTCCTGCTTGTCACCGATTCAAAATCCTCAAGGCTGAATGTTTAGCGTTATTGGGTCGCTACCCAGAAGCACAGTCTGTAGCAAG TGACATCTTACGAATGGACTCAACAAATGCAGACGCTCTATATGTCCGTGGTCTCTGCCTTTATTATGAGGACTGTATTGAGAAAGCAGTGCAGTTTTTTGTCCAAGCACTCAGAATGGCTCCTGATCACGAGAAAGCATGTCTTGCTTGCCGT aatgcCAAAGCActtaaagcaaagaaagaagatGGGAATAAAGCATTCAAAGAAGGAAACTACAAACTAGCATATGAACTGTACACAGAGGCACTAGGAATAGATCCAAATAACATAAAAACAAATGCCAAACTCTACTGCAACCGGGGAACAGTTAATTCAAAG CTTAGGAAACTCGAAGAAGCAATAGATGACTGCACAAATGCAGTAAAACTGGATGACACGTATATCAAAGCATACTTGAGGAGAGCACAATG TTACATGGACACAGAACAATATGAAGATGCTGTAAGAGACTATGAAAAGGTTTATCAGACAGAAAAAACGAAAG AACACAAGCAACTTCTAAAGAATGCACAGGTGGAACTGAAAAAGAGCAAACGGAAAGACTACTATAAAATCCTTGGGGTTGACAAAAATGCTTCTGAAGATGAGATCAAGAAGGCTTACAGGAAAAGAGCACTAATGCATCATCCAG ACCGACATAGTGGGGCAAGTGCAGAAGtacagaaggaagaagagaagaaatttaaGGAGGTTGGTGAAGCCTTTACCATCCTGTCAGATCCCAAGAAGAAGGCCCGCTACGACAGTGGCCAGGATCTAGAAGAGGATGGATTGAACATGGGAG ACTTTGATGCAAATAATATCTTCAAGGCCTTCTTTGGTGGGCCAGGTGGCTTCAGTTTTGAAG cttctgggcctggaaatttctttttccagtttggctaa
- the CNP gene encoding 2',3'-cyclic-nucleotide 3'-phosphodiesterase isoform X1: MNRGFSKKSHTFLPKIFRKMSTQSAKERPESLQFPFLDDEDTISTVKESKTFFILRGLPGSGKSTLAQAIQDRYKDACKVISVDNYKITPLIRSAIPEEYSKVDEDLVDYCKRDISVIVLDDTHHERERLDQLFDIADKYRYKVIFAEPKTQWRMDCLQLKEKNQWKLSVEELKKMKPSLEKEFLPMYFGWFLSKRSSEILRKAGQAFLDELGSLKAFKKESKYFAYAIEDPKIKIDLTSYFVKRPPGVLHCTTKYTEFGKAAGAEEYAQQEAVKASYGKGFTLSISALFITTKTVGARVDLSEQQLLLWPGDADKILPTDNLPKGSRAHITLGCANGVEAVQTGLDLLEFVKLEKAGNKGDEVGEIGGGKLLYFDNGMWMLILSKKIDVKAIFSGYYGKGKLVPTQSTNKRGSAFSSCTII, translated from the exons ATG AACAGAGGCTTCTCAAAGAAGAGTCACACATTCCTGcctaaaatatttagaaaaatgtctACTcaatcagcaaaagaaagacccGAAAGCTTGCAGTTCCCCTTCCTTGACGATGAAGATACCATCTCTACAGTCAAAGAATCtaaaaccttttttattttaagagggcTGCCTGGCAGTGGGAAGTCCACTCTTGCCCAGGCTATTCAAGATAGATATAAAGATGCCTGCAAGGTCATCTCTGTTGATAACTATAAAATTACACCTTTAATTAGAAGCGCCATTCCTGAAGAGTATTCAAAGGTGGATGAGGATCTAGTTGACTATTGCAAACGAGATATCAGCGTTATCGTTTTGGATGACACTCACCATGAGAGGGAACGACTGGACCAACTCTTTGATATTGCTGACAAATACCGGTACAAAGTCATCTTTGCCGAGCCCAAAACCCAGTGGCGAATGGATTGCttgcagctgaaggaaaagaaTCAATGGAAACTGTCAGTGGAAGAGCTGAAGAAGATGAAGCCGAGCCTGGAGAAGGAATTCCTACCCATGTATTTTGGGTGGTTTTTGAGCAAAAGAAGTTCAGAGATCCTGAGGAAGGCTGGCCAGGCCTTCTTAGATGAGCTTGGGAGTCTCAAAGCCTTCAAAAAGGAGAGTAAATACT TTGCTTATGCTATTGAAGAtcccaaaataaaaatagatctCACCAGCTACTTTGTGAAGAGGCCGCCTGGGGTCTTACACTGCACCACAAAATACACTGAGTTTGGAAAAGCAGCTGGAGCCGAGGAATACGCACAGCAAGAA gcTGTGAAGGCTTCCTACGGCAAAGGCTTCACCTTGTCCATCTCTGCTCTGTTCATCACAACAAAAACTGTTGGCGCGCGCGTAGACCTGAGTGAACAGCAACTGCTGCTGTGGCCTGGAGATGCTGATAAGATCCTGCCCACCGACAACCTCCCAAAAGGCAGCCGGGCTCACATCACCCTTGGCTGTGCCAACGGCGTCGAAGCAGTCCAGACTGGGCTTGATCTGCTGGAGTTTGTGAAACTGGAAAAGGCAGGGAACAAAGGGGATGAAGTAGGGGAAATTGGAGGAGGGAAACTGCTGTATTTTGATAATGGTATGTGGATGCTCATCCTTTCTAAAAAGATCGATGTGAAGGCAATATTCTCAGGTTactatggaaaaggaaaacttgtGCCAACACAGAGCACCAACAAACGGGGCTCTGCTTTTAGTTCCTGCACCATCATCTAG
- the ODAD4 gene encoding outer dynein arm-docking complex subunit 4 isoform X2, with protein MAAAEDSVPAGTFPSFMAEGTLLCRRGEYGKALACFNNALKLRAGDKDCLVARSKCYLKLGDTENSLKDAEASLQNDKTFSKGLYQKAEILYTMGDFEFALVFYHRGYRLRPELQKFRLGIEKSQEAIVNCIGSPSSVKLENKEDLCFISRQAESKKANQKLQVKLTKDQKWTRKREPVRNPKTERQLLGELYADKAYLEKLLKDEDLMESSTKQGIKVADLVLSGISYLDTRSEFWQQQKPIYARVRERKLRQQRWMRDKKQKPAEVGRYVVKSMEDIDMLLTGDCPEESCKKAERVLKTIQGWSDDEVPKKNELIGNLHSCIGNAQLEMGQMEAALQSHKMDLEVARENDLPDAVSRALDNIGRVYARIGKFQQAIDTWEEKIPMAKSSLEKTWLFHEIGQCYLELDKAEAAQNYGQKSLQSADEEGDVEWQLHATVLVAQAQVKLKDYRSAILNFEKALEKAKLIHNEDAQKAIISALDDVSKSFIEELHGRREETTAYSLKEGSFSAGSTEDGNLEKGREGEESERSTEHRGGEKQKAAAAAAGNREDHRGRRQERGEERGEEDAESKGEERRGARQKQKK; from the exons GCACTGAAGCTGAGAGCAGGAGACAAGGACTGTCTAGTCGCCCGCTCGAAATGTTACCTGAAACTTGGAGACACAGAAAATTCCCTGAAAGATGCTGAAGCTTCTCTCCAAAACGACAAAACGTTCTCCAAG GGACTTTACCAAAAAGCTGAGATATTATATACCATGGGTGATTTTGAATTTGCGTTAGTGTTTTATCATCGAGGCTACCGACTACGTCCAGAACTACAGAAGTTCAGGCTGGGTATTGAGAAATCCCAGGAGGCAATTGTCAACTGCATTGGAA GTCCATCCTCAGTTAAACTGGAGAATAAAGAGGATCTGTGCTTTataagcaggcaggcagag AGcaaaaaagcaaatcagaaaCTCCAGGTCAAACTGACTAAGGATCAAAAATGGACAAGGAAACGGGAGCCTGTGAGGAATCCAAAAACAGAGCGACAGCTTCTTGGAGAGCTTTATGCTGACAAGGCCTACCTAGAAAAGTTGCTCAAGGATGAAG ATTTGATGGAGAGCAGCACAAAGCAGGGGATCAAAGTAGCAGACCTGGTTTTGAGTGGCATTTCCTACCTGGACACACGCAGTGAattctggcagcagcagaagcctaTTTATGCCCGTGTGAGAGAGCGCAAGCTCAGGCAGCAAAGGTGGATGCGGgacaagaaacaaaaaccagCTGAGGTTGGCAGATACGTTGTGAAGAGTATGGAGGACATTGATATGT TGCTGACTGGTGACTGCCCTGAAGAAAGCTGCAAGAAAGCTGAGCGTGTGCTAAAAACAATACAAGGGTGGTCAGATGATGAAGTTCCCAAGAAGAATGAACTGATTGGAAACCTCCACAGCTGCATTGGGAATGCTCAGTTAGAGATGGGCCAGATGGAGGCAGCTCTGCAAAGCCATAAAATGGATCTGGAAGTTGCCAGGGAGAA TGATCTGCCAGATGCTGTATCCAGAGCCCTTGATAACATTGGCAGAGTTTATGCCAGAATCGGCAAATTCCAGCAAGCTATTGACAC TTGGGAGGAGAAGATACCAATGGCAAAGTCCAGCCTGGAAAAGACCTGGCTGTTCCATGAAATTGGCCAATGTTACCTCGAGCTGGATAAAGCTGAAGCAGCCCAAAATTACGGACAGAAGTCCCTGCAGTCAGCAGATGAAGAAGGAGATGTTGAGTGGCAACTCCATGCTACTGTACTAGTGGCACAAGCACAAG TAAAATTAAAGGATTACCGGTCTGCAATCTTGAACTTTGAAAAAGCACTTGAGAAGGCAAAGCTTATTCACAATGAAGATGCTCAAAAGGCCATCATTAGT GCCTTAGATGATGTGAGCAAAAGCTTCATTGAAGAGCTGCACGGAAGAAGAGAAGAAACGACAGCTTACTCTCTTAAAG AGGGCAGTTTCAGCGCGGGGAGCACGGAAGACGGCAACCTCGAGAAGGgtagagagggagaggaaagcgaGCGAAGCACAGAGCATCGGGGAGGCGAAAAGCAAaaagcggcggcggcagcagccgggAACCGCGAAGACCACCGGGGACGGCGTCAAGAGCGGGGAGAGGAACGAGGCGAGGAGGACGCCGAGAGCAAAGGGGAAGAGCGGAGAGGAGCgaggcagaagcagaagaagTAG
- the ODAD4 gene encoding outer dynein arm-docking complex subunit 4 isoform X1 gives MGKQQENTFFSESGGVLSSSVIRSCAGAEQVASNIHACMRLCCCAGTDGLPLSAAFQALKLRAGDKDCLVARSKCYLKLGDTENSLKDAEASLQNDKTFSKGLYQKAEILYTMGDFEFALVFYHRGYRLRPELQKFRLGIEKSQEAIVNCIGSPSSVKLENKEDLCFISRQAESKKANQKLQVKLTKDQKWTRKREPVRNPKTERQLLGELYADKAYLEKLLKDEDLMESSTKQGIKVADLVLSGISYLDTRSEFWQQQKPIYARVRERKLRQQRWMRDKKQKPAEVGRYVVKSMEDIDMLLTGDCPEESCKKAERVLKTIQGWSDDEVPKKNELIGNLHSCIGNAQLEMGQMEAALQSHKMDLEVARENDLPDAVSRALDNIGRVYARIGKFQQAIDTWEEKIPMAKSSLEKTWLFHEIGQCYLELDKAEAAQNYGQKSLQSADEEGDVEWQLHATVLVAQAQVKLKDYRSAILNFEKALEKAKLIHNEDAQKAIISALDDVSKSFIEELHGRREETTAYSLKEGSFSAGSTEDGNLEKGREGEESERSTEHRGGEKQKAAAAAAGNREDHRGRRQERGEERGEEDAESKGEERRGARQKQKK, from the exons GCCGGCACTGACGGCCTACCCTTGTCTGCTGCGTTCCAGGCACTGAAGCTGAGAGCAGGAGACAAGGACTGTCTAGTCGCCCGCTCGAAATGTTACCTGAAACTTGGAGACACAGAAAATTCCCTGAAAGATGCTGAAGCTTCTCTCCAAAACGACAAAACGTTCTCCAAG GGACTTTACCAAAAAGCTGAGATATTATATACCATGGGTGATTTTGAATTTGCGTTAGTGTTTTATCATCGAGGCTACCGACTACGTCCAGAACTACAGAAGTTCAGGCTGGGTATTGAGAAATCCCAGGAGGCAATTGTCAACTGCATTGGAA GTCCATCCTCAGTTAAACTGGAGAATAAAGAGGATCTGTGCTTTataagcaggcaggcagag AGcaaaaaagcaaatcagaaaCTCCAGGTCAAACTGACTAAGGATCAAAAATGGACAAGGAAACGGGAGCCTGTGAGGAATCCAAAAACAGAGCGACAGCTTCTTGGAGAGCTTTATGCTGACAAGGCCTACCTAGAAAAGTTGCTCAAGGATGAAG ATTTGATGGAGAGCAGCACAAAGCAGGGGATCAAAGTAGCAGACCTGGTTTTGAGTGGCATTTCCTACCTGGACACACGCAGTGAattctggcagcagcagaagcctaTTTATGCCCGTGTGAGAGAGCGCAAGCTCAGGCAGCAAAGGTGGATGCGGgacaagaaacaaaaaccagCTGAGGTTGGCAGATACGTTGTGAAGAGTATGGAGGACATTGATATGT TGCTGACTGGTGACTGCCCTGAAGAAAGCTGCAAGAAAGCTGAGCGTGTGCTAAAAACAATACAAGGGTGGTCAGATGATGAAGTTCCCAAGAAGAATGAACTGATTGGAAACCTCCACAGCTGCATTGGGAATGCTCAGTTAGAGATGGGCCAGATGGAGGCAGCTCTGCAAAGCCATAAAATGGATCTGGAAGTTGCCAGGGAGAA TGATCTGCCAGATGCTGTATCCAGAGCCCTTGATAACATTGGCAGAGTTTATGCCAGAATCGGCAAATTCCAGCAAGCTATTGACAC TTGGGAGGAGAAGATACCAATGGCAAAGTCCAGCCTGGAAAAGACCTGGCTGTTCCATGAAATTGGCCAATGTTACCTCGAGCTGGATAAAGCTGAAGCAGCCCAAAATTACGGACAGAAGTCCCTGCAGTCAGCAGATGAAGAAGGAGATGTTGAGTGGCAACTCCATGCTACTGTACTAGTGGCACAAGCACAAG TAAAATTAAAGGATTACCGGTCTGCAATCTTGAACTTTGAAAAAGCACTTGAGAAGGCAAAGCTTATTCACAATGAAGATGCTCAAAAGGCCATCATTAGT GCCTTAGATGATGTGAGCAAAAGCTTCATTGAAGAGCTGCACGGAAGAAGAGAAGAAACGACAGCTTACTCTCTTAAAG AGGGCAGTTTCAGCGCGGGGAGCACGGAAGACGGCAACCTCGAGAAGGgtagagagggagaggaaagcgaGCGAAGCACAGAGCATCGGGGAGGCGAAAAGCAAaaagcggcggcggcagcagccgggAACCGCGAAGACCACCGGGGACGGCGTCAAGAGCGGGGAGAGGAACGAGGCGAGGAGGACGCCGAGAGCAAAGGGGAAGAGCGGAGAGGAGCgaggcagaagcagaagaagTAG
- the CNP gene encoding 2',3'-cyclic-nucleotide 3'-phosphodiesterase isoform X2: protein MSTQSAKERPESLQFPFLDDEDTISTVKESKTFFILRGLPGSGKSTLAQAIQDRYKDACKVISVDNYKITPLIRSAIPEEYSKVDEDLVDYCKRDISVIVLDDTHHERERLDQLFDIADKYRYKVIFAEPKTQWRMDCLQLKEKNQWKLSVEELKKMKPSLEKEFLPMYFGWFLSKRSSEILRKAGQAFLDELGSLKAFKKESKYFAYAIEDPKIKIDLTSYFVKRPPGVLHCTTKYTEFGKAAGAEEYAQQEAVKASYGKGFTLSISALFITTKTVGARVDLSEQQLLLWPGDADKILPTDNLPKGSRAHITLGCANGVEAVQTGLDLLEFVKLEKAGNKGDEVGEIGGGKLLYFDNGMWMLILSKKIDVKAIFSGYYGKGKLVPTQSTNKRGSAFSSCTII from the exons atgtctACTcaatcagcaaaagaaagacccGAAAGCTTGCAGTTCCCCTTCCTTGACGATGAAGATACCATCTCTACAGTCAAAGAATCtaaaaccttttttattttaagagggcTGCCTGGCAGTGGGAAGTCCACTCTTGCCCAGGCTATTCAAGATAGATATAAAGATGCCTGCAAGGTCATCTCTGTTGATAACTATAAAATTACACCTTTAATTAGAAGCGCCATTCCTGAAGAGTATTCAAAGGTGGATGAGGATCTAGTTGACTATTGCAAACGAGATATCAGCGTTATCGTTTTGGATGACACTCACCATGAGAGGGAACGACTGGACCAACTCTTTGATATTGCTGACAAATACCGGTACAAAGTCATCTTTGCCGAGCCCAAAACCCAGTGGCGAATGGATTGCttgcagctgaaggaaaagaaTCAATGGAAACTGTCAGTGGAAGAGCTGAAGAAGATGAAGCCGAGCCTGGAGAAGGAATTCCTACCCATGTATTTTGGGTGGTTTTTGAGCAAAAGAAGTTCAGAGATCCTGAGGAAGGCTGGCCAGGCCTTCTTAGATGAGCTTGGGAGTCTCAAAGCCTTCAAAAAGGAGAGTAAATACT TTGCTTATGCTATTGAAGAtcccaaaataaaaatagatctCACCAGCTACTTTGTGAAGAGGCCGCCTGGGGTCTTACACTGCACCACAAAATACACTGAGTTTGGAAAAGCAGCTGGAGCCGAGGAATACGCACAGCAAGAA gcTGTGAAGGCTTCCTACGGCAAAGGCTTCACCTTGTCCATCTCTGCTCTGTTCATCACAACAAAAACTGTTGGCGCGCGCGTAGACCTGAGTGAACAGCAACTGCTGCTGTGGCCTGGAGATGCTGATAAGATCCTGCCCACCGACAACCTCCCAAAAGGCAGCCGGGCTCACATCACCCTTGGCTGTGCCAACGGCGTCGAAGCAGTCCAGACTGGGCTTGATCTGCTGGAGTTTGTGAAACTGGAAAAGGCAGGGAACAAAGGGGATGAAGTAGGGGAAATTGGAGGAGGGAAACTGCTGTATTTTGATAATGGTATGTGGATGCTCATCCTTTCTAAAAAGATCGATGTGAAGGCAATATTCTCAGGTTactatggaaaaggaaaacttgtGCCAACACAGAGCACCAACAAACGGGGCTCTGCTTTTAGTTCCTGCACCATCATCTAG